A portion of the Toxotes jaculatrix isolate fToxJac2 chromosome 16, fToxJac2.pri, whole genome shotgun sequence genome contains these proteins:
- the apc gene encoding adenomatous polyposis coli protein isoform X2 codes for MWLNERCRFIVEVLKQLQGTIEEESGEASGSQLELIERLKEMSLDSAGFKPRTRPPLPSSSSSSSASSGSGAPGGAAGGSGAPGPTTTTSFPRRAQPSAGRDSHDRCLEELEKERSLLLAELEKEEKEKDWYYAQLQNLTKRIDSLPLTENFTLQTDMSRRQLEFEARQIRSAMEEQLGSCQEMERRAQARVSRIQQIEKDILRLGARLQVEGAQGAIDSSGLAGAQSSSSRSDHEPVNEASYSVPRRITSHLGTKVEMVYSLLSMLGTHDKDDMSRTLLAMSSSQDSCIAMRQSGCLPLLIQLLHGNDKDSLLLGNSRGSKEARARASAALHNIVHSQPDDKRGRREIRVLHLLEQVRHYCEACWSWQENHERGVDQEDNPMPSPVEHQICPAVCVLMKLSFDEEHRHAMNELGGLQAVAELLQVDCEMFGLSSDHYSVTLRRYAGMALTNLTFGDVANKATLCSMKGCMRAMVAQLKSESEDLQQVIASVLRNLSWRADVNSKKTLREVGSVRALMGCALEVQKESTLKSVLSALWNLSAHCTENKADICAVDGALAFLVGTLTHRSHTNTLAIIESGGGILRNVSSLIATNEAHRQILREHGCLPTLLQHLKSHSLTIVSNACGTLWNLSARDAKDQEALWELGAVGMLRNLIHSRHKMIAMGSAAALRNLMANRPARYKDTSVVSPGAGAPSLHARKQKALFEELDAQQLSETFDNIDNLSPKAAHRKGRGCNGAGGGNTTRSYANTPVLSSPKNGDGSKRTGEEATYPRSVFPPSVRASSDSLNSVTSADGYGNRGKTKPSSEPFYSSDESGANKCCVYRKYPADLAHKIRSANHMADDDGAELDTPINYSLKYSDEQLNSGRQSPNHRGGIESDDDDGQDTRLRRRNDGSESATSSSRIASVPPPHYVVVTATSNYSGDATGEQPIDYSLKYGTDATRKPLFKSEETAAPSLPPPPSTSASKLRPPPPPANRVVPKSNQESTQTYCVEDTPICFSRGSSLSSLSSEEEEEDGDVIGRKRRGGSVVSGSGGNDYPTLPVSEKDAHEQQRQQKEAESQTAAAPSTRGRRGHHHHHTHHHHHHVTSSSGARTPKSPPEQPYAQETPLMFSRCTSVSSLDSFSTSSIASSVRSSEPCSGVPSGVVSPSDLPDSPGQTMPPSRTKTPPLPPSTQKTEEEETAKKKDEEESSADVLLHFATESTPHGFSRASSLSALSLDEPYIAAEMKKKKEEEEEGGNAERKEEEAAKPILDESDDDDDIEILEACINMAMPKSSQKPKKQQQAAPRKPSQLPVYKLLPPQSRTQSQQRKDVPPPPEEVPRVYCVEGTPLNFSTATSLSDLTIDSPPNEEAAAAIAPVMEPTSSQRRRAGLPEGENGEDILAECISAAMPKAKHRKPIRSAANSEQLQAPPIPPPPAPPPLSSQQQKKKPTSPVKPMPQRAAYGITMATATKAKPGFAFDSPRHYTPIEGTPCCFSRNDSLSSLDFDEDDGGGERDEEEKKKEEEGRKRKQQTAAVFPRTKTATNQMATDEKQKFAIEDTPVCFSRNSSLSSLSDIDQENNNKEFAPPPLEQQDGGKAGTKSPPPPPPPQVESKPRPSAASGYAPKAFHVEDTPVCFSRNSSLSSLSIDSEDDLLQECISSAMPKKKKKAATIPAAVATPLPVPKADGGILAEEEPSEAPRSPASPDSESFDWKAIQEGANSIVSSLNAAAAASSLSRQPSSDSDSVLSLKSVGSPFRLPTANNNAEEEVEEKEEVKRGARILKPGERSTLEAKKKKEEEEEEDEAKSVRGGKKVYRSLITGKPRAEPAARGRSKPRAAAMAKAPGSSDDRGGGSSRDSTPSRSSTAANQKGGKLSQLPRTASPGSASLSSASRPAKQSMGVRSGGSIPRSESSSRVSGSVAAKKQKSEPEKPALVRQSTFIKEAPSPTLKRKLEESAAAAAASALESPSSPDTPVPPTTRRHDVNRSHSESPSRPQEVTSSRFSRTGTWKRENGGGGGGGSSGKHATSLPRVGTWKRTGSSSSVLSASSESSEKGRSEEEGVVRSKGTWRKTKSGSGSSAGRSFTDKSEDVWVRLEDCPVNNPRSSSSCSARSPTANAPPIIDSPTPSKIPSSSSSSSSNLNLRRSCESLDDKPPPPPERQQPQPQQRGPQRSGAVAARVSPFNYTPSPRKSNADVTTTTTATSTTSSSTTPTRPSLIPTPVTKKREPKGGEGGGNSGGSGGERGSYIVTSV; via the exons ATGTGGCTGAATGAACGCTGCCGTTTCATCGTG GAAGtgctgaagcagctgcagggcACCATAGAAGAAGAGTCGGGAGAGGCATCTGGATCTCAGCTGGAGCTCATCGAGAGACTGAAAG AGATGAGCCTGGACTCTGCAGGGTTTAAGCCCAGGACAAGGCCTCCTCTGccgtcctcgtcctcctccagcTCGGCCTCTTCTGGTTCTGGAGCTCCTGGAGGAGCGGCCGGAGGCTCCGGAGCTCCAGGACCCACAACGACAACCTCCTTCCCCAGGAGAGCGCAGCCGTCTGCTGGCAGAGACAGCCACGACCGCTGCCTGGAGGAACTGGAGAAGGAGAG GTCCCTCCTATTGGctgagctggagaaggaggagaaggagaaggactGGTACTATGCTCAGCTGCAGAATCTCACCAAGAGGATCGACAGTCTGCCGCTCACTGAGAAC TTTACTCTACAGACGGACATGAGTCGTCGTCAGCTCGAGTTCGAGGCTCGTCAGATCCGATCGGcgatggaggagcagctgggCTCCTGtcaggagatggagaggagagctcAG gCTCGTGTGTCTCGGATTCAGCAGATAGAGAAAGACATCCTGAGGCTGGGAGCTCGGCTGCAG gtGGAGGGAGCTCAGGGGGCGATCGACAGCAGTGGATTGGCTGGCGCTCAG AGCTCCAGCAGCCGATCGGACCACGAGCCCGTCAATGAAGCGAGCTACTCTGTGCCTCGACGAATCACCAGCCACCTGGGAACCAAG GTGGAGATGGTGTACAGTCTTCTGTCCATGCTGGGGACTCATGATAAGGATGACATGTCGCGGACGCTTCTCGCCATGTCGAGCTCACAGGACTCGTGCATCGCAATGCGTCAGTCGGGCTGTCTGCCGCTGCTCATCCAGCTGCTGCACGGCAACGACAAGGACTCCCTGTTACTAG GTAACTCCCGCGGCAGTAAGGAGGCTCGTGCACGGGCGTCGGCAGCTCTGCACAACATTGTTCACAGTCAGCCGGATGATAAGCGAGGACGGCGTGAGATCAGAGTGCTCCACCTGTTGGAGCAGGTGCGTCATTACTGCGAGGCCTGTTGGAGCTGGCAGGAAAACCACGAGAGGGGCGTCGACCAGGAGGATAACCCCA TGCCGTCTCCGGTGGAGCATCAGATCTGTCCGGCCGTCTGCGTCCTCATGAAACTTTCCTTCGATGAAGAACATCGACACGCCATGAACGAACTTG GCGGTCTGCAGGCTGTGGCCGAGCTGCTGCAGGTGGACTGTGAGATGTTTGGTCTGAGCAGCGATCATTATAGCGTCACGCTGCGACGATATGCCGGCATGGCGCTCACCAACCTCACCTTTGGAGACGTGGCCAATaag gcGACGCTGTGCTCCATGAAGGGCTGCATGAGAGCGATGGTTGCTCAGCTGAAGTCTGAGAGTGAAGACCTGCAGCAG GTGATAGCAAGCGTTTTGAGGAACTTGTCGTGGCGTGCTGATGTCAACAGTAAGAAGACGCTGCGTGAGGTCGGCAGCGTGCGAGCGTTGATGGGTTGTGCCCTCGAGGTTCAGAAG GAGTCGACCCTGAAGTCCGTACTGAGCGCGCTCTGGAACCTGTCGGCTCACTGTACGGAGAACAAGGCGGATATCTGTGCGGTGGATGGTGCTCTGGCGTTTCTGGTTGGAACTCTCACTCACCGCAGCCACACCAATACGCTTGCCATCATTGAGAGCGGCGGCGGCATCCTGCGCAATGTGTCCAGCCTCATTGCCACCAACGAGGCGCACAG GCAGATCCTGCGTGAGCACGGCTGCCTGCCGACGCTGCTGCAGCACCTAAAGTCTCACAGTTTGACCATTGTGTCCAACGCCTGTGGAACACTCTGGAATCTGTCAGCTCGAGATGCCAAAGACCAGGAGGCATTATGGGAGCTGGGCGCTGTGGGCATGCTGCGTAACCTCATCCACTCCCGCCACAAGATGATTGCCATGGGCAGCGCCGCCGCCCTGCGCAACCTGATGGCCAACCGCCCAGCACGCTACAAGGACACCAGCGTGGTTTCACCGGGCGCTGGTGCCCCGTCACTGCACGCCCGCAAACAGAAGGCGTTATTTGAAGAGCTGGACgcacagcagctgtcagagacTTTTGACAATATTGACAACTTGAGCCCCAAGGCGGCACACAGGAAGGGGCGGGGCTGTAACGGCGCTGGAGGAGGGAACACAACTCGATCATACGCCAACACGCCGGTGCTGTCGAGCCCGAAGAACGGAGACGGATCAAAGAGGACGGGAGAGGAGGCGACGTACCCTCGCTCAGTGTTCCCGCCCAGTGTCCGAGCGTCCAGCGACAGCCTCAACAGCGTGACGAGTGCCGACGGCTACGGCAACCGTGGCAAGACCAAACCGTCGTCAGAGCCGTTCTACTCATCGGACGAGAGCGGAGCCAACAAGTGCTGCGTTTACAGGAAGTACCCAGCCGACCTGGCTCACAAGATCCGCAGCGCCAACCACATGGCGGATGACGATGGGGCTGAGCTGGACACCCCCATCAACTACAGCCTAAAGTACTCTGACGAACAGCTGAACTCTGGGAGGCAGAGTCCAAATCACCGCGGCGGCATTGAGAGCGACGATGATGATGGACAGGACACCAGGCTGAGAAGGAGGAACGATGGCAGCGAATCGGCAACAAGCAGCAGCCGCATAGCATCTGTCCCACCGCCACACTATGTTGTTGTCACAGCAACATCAAATTATAGTGGTGACGCAACAGGAGAGCAGCCAATTGACTACAGCCTGAAGTACGGCACGGACGCCACCCGCAAACCGCTGTTTAAGTCAGAAGAGACGGCCgccccttcccttcctcctcctccgtccaCTTCTGCTAGTAAACTTCGCCCACCTCCGCCCCCAGCCAATCGGGTTGTGCCAAAAAGCAACCAGGAGTCGACGCAGACGTACTGTGTGGAGGACACGCCCATATGCTTCTCCAGGGGCAGCTCgctgtcatcactgtcatcagaggaagaggaggaagatggtgATGTCAtcgggagaaagaggagaggcgGGAGTGTCGTCAGTGGAAGCGGTGGCAACGACTACCCAACACTTCCTGTCAGCGAAAAAGATGCACAcgagcagcagcggcagcagaaggaggcagagagccAGACTGCCGCCGCTCCCTCCACACGGGGCCGACGAggtcaccaccaccaccacacccaccatcaccatcaccatgtGACATCATCATCTGGGGCCAGGACTCCTAAAAGCCCGCCCGAGCAGCCTTACGCTCAGGAAACGCCGCTGATGTTCAGCCGCTGCACGTCCGTCAGCTCCCTGGACagcttctccacctcctccattgCGAGCTCTGTGCGTTCCAGCGAGCCATGCAGCGGTGTGCCAAGCGGCGTGGTCAGCCCCAGCGACCTGCCTGACAGCCCGGGGCAGACCATGCCGCCGAGCCGCACCAAGACGCCACCGCTGCCGCCATCGACACAGaaaactgaggaggaggaaacggCCAAAAAGAAAGACGAGGAGGAGAGCAGCGCTGACGTCTTGCTGCACTTCGCCACTGAGAGCACGCCGCATGGCTTCTCCCGAGCCTCCAGTCTGAGTGCGCTCAGTCTGGATGAGCCGTACATCgcagcagagatgaagaaaaaaaaagaggaggaggaggagggagggaacgcagagaggaaagaagaggaggcagcaAAACCAATTCTCGACGAATCAGACGATGACGACGACATCGAGATCCTGGAGGCTTGCATCAACATGGCCATGCCCAAGTCGTCACAGAAgccaaagaaacagcaacaagcGGCACCGCGGAAACCCAGCCAGCTTCCTGTCTACAAGCTTCTCCCACCTCAAAGCCGCACCCaatcacagcagaggaaagatgTCCCGCCTCCACCAGAGGAGGTGCCGAGAGTTTACTGTGTggagggaaccccgctcaacttCTCCACCGCCACCTCGCTCAGTGACCTCACCATCGACTCTCCACCCAATGAGGAGGCAGCTGCGGCCATCGCACCTGTGATGGAGCCCACATCCTCCCAGAGGAGGCGAGCTGGACTTCCTGAGGGCGAGAACGGTGAAGACATCCTCGCCGAGTGCATCAGTGCTGCCATGCCCAaagccaaacacagaaaaccaatcagatcagcagcaaacagcGAGCAGCTCCAAGCCCCgcccatccctcctcctccagccccgCCCCCTCTGAGCTCtcaacagcagaaaaagaagccGACATCGCCAGTAAAGCCAATGCCTCAGCGGGCAGCTTACGGCATCACTATGGCAACAGCCACCAAAGCAAAACCAGGGTTTGCCTTTGATTCACCGCGACACTACACGCCCATCGAAGGAACTCCATGCTGCTTCTCACGCAACGACTCATTAAGCTCACTCGACTTTGACGAAGATGACGGTggtggagagagggatgaagaagaaaagaaaaaagaagaagaaggcaggAAAAGGAAGCAGCAGACGGCTGCTGTTTTCCCTAGAACCAAAACTGCAACCAATCAGATGGCGACAGACGAGAAGCAGAAGTTTGCCATTGAAGACACGCCCGTCTGCTTCTCCAGAAACTCATCACTGAGCTCGCTGAGCGACATCGACCAGGAGAACAACAACAAGGAGTTCGCTCCGCCTCCGCTTGAGCAACAAGATGGAGGTAAAGCAGGAACaaagtctcctcctcctcctcctcctcctcaggtggAGTCAAAACCCCGCCCTTCTGCTGCTAGCGGCTACGCCCCCAAAGCCTTCCATGTAGAGGACACGCCCGTCTGCTTCTCCAGGAACTCGTCGCTCAGTTCACTTAGCATCGACTCTGAGGACGACCTGCTGCAGGAGTGCATCAGCTCCGCCATgcccaagaagaagaagaaagcagccACCATCCCTGCTGCCGTTGCCACGCCACTTCCTGTTCCTAAAGCTGACGGTGGAATTCTggcagaggaggagccttcagaGGCGCCGAGAAGCCCCGCCTCCCCTGACTCAGAGTCATTTGATTGGAAGGCAATCCAAGAAGGCGCCAACTCCATTGTTAGCAGCCTCAATGCCGCCGCTGCTGCCTCGTCGTTGTCTCGCCAACCATcatcagactcagactcagtccTCTCCCTGAAGTCTGTCGGCTCGCCGTTCCGCCTGCCAACTGCCAATAATAACGcagaagaagaggtggaggagaaggaggaggtgaagcgTGGAGCGAGGATCCTGAAGCCAGGAGAGCGCAGCACACTTgaagccaagaagaagaaggaagaggaggaggaggaggacgaggcgAAGTCAGTGAGAGGTGGAAAGAAGGTTTATAGGAGTCTAATCACAGGTAAACCGAGGGCGGAGCCAGCTGCAAGGGGGCGGAGCAAACCCCGAGCAGCAGCTATGGCCAAAGCTCCTGGTAGCAGCGACGACAGAGGAGGTGGGTCATCTCGAGACTCCACGCCGTCTCGCTCCTCCACAGCAGCCAACCAGAAAGGAGGGAAGCTGTCACAGCTGCCGCGCACTGCGTCTCCAGGAAGCGCATCATTATCATCGGCCTCCAGGCCAGCCAAACAGAGCATGGGGGTAAGGAGCGGCGGCAGCATCCCAAGGAGCGAGTCATCATCGAGAGTCAGCGGCTCCGTGGCGGCAAAGAAGCAGAAGTCGGAGCCTGAGAAGCCGGCACTCGTCCGACAGTCGACCTTCATCAAGGAAGCTCCGAGTCCGACGctgaagaggaagctggaggaaTCCGCCGCTGCAGCTGCCGCTTCAGCGTTAGAGTCGCCGTCCAGTCCTGATACACCGGTACCACCAACGACCAGGAGACATGATGTCAATCGCTCACACTCTGAGAGCCCCTCCCGCCCACAAGAAGTGACATCATCACGGTTCAGCCGCACTGGCACTTGGAAGCGGGAAAATGGTGgcggtggaggtggagggagcaGTGGGAAACACGCAACATCATTACCACGCGTGGGGACATGGAAACGGACAGGAAGCTCATCCTCAGTGCTGTCGGCATCGTCGGAGTCCAGTGAGAAGGGGCGGAGTGAGGAGGAGGGCGTTGTGAGGTCCAAGGGGACgtggaggaagacaaagagcGGGAGCGGCTCATCAGCCGGGCGCAGCTTCACTGACAAATCAGAAGATGTGTGGGTTCGTTTGGAGGACTGTCCCGTGAACAACCCacgctcctcctcttcctgttcagCACGCTCTCCCACTGCCAATGCCCCGCCTATCATTGACAGCCCCACCCCCTCCAAgattccctcctcctcctcttcatcctcttctaACCTCAACCTGCGTCGCAGCTGCGAAAGCCTTGATGACAAGCCGCCGCCGCCACCTGAACGCCAGCAACCGCAACCCCAGCAACGCGGCCCTCAGCGCAGCGGTGCCGTGGCAGCTCGTGTTAGCCCTTTCAACTACACGCCAAGCCCCAGGAAGAGCAATGCTGATGTCACCACCACTACCACAGCAACCAGCACGACGTCATCATCAACAACCCCCACGCGACCTTCACTCATCCCCACCCCTGTGACCAAAAAACGGGAGCCAAAGGGTGGAGAGGGTGGCGGCAACAGTGGCGGCAGTGGCGGTGAGCGCGGCTCATACATCGTGACGTCAGTGTGA